One Primulina huaijiensis isolate GDHJ02 chromosome 8, ASM1229523v2, whole genome shotgun sequence genomic region harbors:
- the LOC140982726 gene encoding filament-like plant protein 4 isoform X1 → MRAVSTLDQSHWLKLFLTPILIVSGGLSFSLSTPTMDKRSWPWKKKSSDKLAAEKALADSSPVPSDIGATQIKDKQDNNKKPKYVQISIESYTHLNGLEDQVNSLEGEVKTLDDEVKELNEKLSDAHTEITDKENLVKQHIKVAEEAVSGWEKAEAEAASLKNHLESVTLLKLTAEDRATHLDGALKECMRQIRNLKEEHEKKLNAFVLSKAKLFDEMKLDLEAKIANLNQELLTSAAENAALSRSLQERSNILIKLSEEKSQAVDEIGLSKSKIESCEKEVHSLKYELHIARKEVEIRNEEKNMSLRSAEVANKQHLEGVKKIAKLEAECQRLRGLVRKKLPGPAAVAQMKLEVENLGRGFGESPIRRSPVKSHSTHLSQLPEFSFDNAQMFQKENELLTERLLAMEEETKMLKEALSKRNSELQGSRSLCAQTSSKLQCLEAQLLHNGEHKSTPKSNAQAPSESFCDKKSCNPWSFTSMSEEGNDDIVSCTDSWAPLLSTKQCHLEKGKDAGSPCKSENTNHLDLMDDFLEMEKIACLPTESNGIDSSSNISGRAVNVSHSQCGKQHVMQALVSPRDDATIANSQLQADPLIFVKLRSQIHMVLESMRKQNDNEKVVEDVRFIMQDMLETLHHKSVSGISTGERNSFINTVQTANQQLEMALSQIYDFVIILGNEAKIVPGTSPDGGLNQKLDRFSAKYSEALSSEINLIDFVLDASHVLNRASELRFNILGFKNNEVETGSSDCIDKIALPENKAAADSSGERYPNGSANFSDSTSDPDVPHDGNLVPTSESTPKSWICSFEEFQQLKFDKDGLTVDLAECKENFEITKSQLLETERQLSETKSHLSLAQKSNSLAETQLKCMAESYKSLEARAEELQTEVNLLQEKMESLDIELQEEKKSHQDALAKCKDLQEQLHRIKSFPSADSGDKTGQEKDLAAAAEKLAECQETIFLLGKQLQAFRPQTEIVGPAGGETARKFEVSNDDEPSISGANLLAMDTVSSFNIHNAVKESHLDQLTNMFNPSDSEATNPHWSPINSVHSKHHPSKSGSSSSSSTPTPEKQGRGFSRFFSSKEKKGR, encoded by the exons ATGAGAGCTGTTTCCACTTTAGACCAATCTCACTGGCTGAAACTCTTTTTAACTCCAATTTTGATTGTTTCTGGTGGCCTATCCTTTTCTTTGTCTACG CCTACAATGGATAAAAGGAGTTGGCCCTGGAAGAAAAAGTCATCTGACAAGCTAGCAGCCGAGAAAGCATTAGCAGACTCTTCACCCGTGCCTTCAGACATAGGTGCAACTCAAATCAAG GATAAACAAGACAATAATAAAAAACCGAAGTATGTTCAAATATCGATTGAATCATATACCCATCTAAATGGGTTGGAAGATCAAGTGAATTCTCTCGAGGGAGAAGTGAAAACCTTAGATGATGAGGTGAAGGAACTAAATGAAAAGTTATCCGATGCTCATACAGAAATTACCGATAAAGAAAACCTTGTGAAACAACACATCAAAGTTGCTGAAGAGGCTGTCTCAG GTTGGGAAAAGGCCGAGGCAGAAGCTGCATCTCTAAAAAATCATCTGGAATCTGTTACTCTGCTAAAGCTCACTGCCGAAGATAGGGCAACCCATTTGGATGGGGCTCTCAAGGAGTGTATGAGACAAATACGAAATCTGAAGGAAGAACATGAGAAAAAATTAAATGCATTTGTTTTGAGCAAAGCAAAGCTGTTTGATGAGATGAAGCTTGACCTTGAAGCTAAAATAGCTAATTTGAACCAAGAGTTATTGACTTCTGCTGCTGAAAATGCTGCACTATCGAGATCTTTGCAGGAGCGCTCTAACATTTTAATCAAGCTAAGTGAAGAAAAGTCGCAAGCTGTAGATGAGATAGGACTTTCGAAGAGCAAAATTGAGTCCTGTGAAAAAGAGGTGCATTCGCTCAAGTACGAACTCCATATCGCTAGGAAAGAGGTGGAGATTCGCAATGAGGAAAAGAACATGAGTTTGCGATCTGCTGAAGTAGCGAACAAGCAGCATCTGGAAGGAGTAAAGAAAATTGCTAAGCTTGAAGCAGAGTGTCAAAGATTACGAGGCCTTGTTCGGAAGAAATTACCTGGTCCAGCTGCCGTAGCTCAAATGAAACTTGAAGTTGAAAACTTGGGGAGAGGTTTTGGAGAATCTCCCATAAGGAGGTCTCCAGTGAAGTCTCATTCAACACAtttgtcccaactgcctgaATTTTCATTTGACAATGCACAGATGTTTCAGAAAGAAAATGAGTTACTCACCGAACGCCTACTAGCAATGGAGGAAGAGACGAAGATGTTGAAAGAAGCGTTGTCGAAGCGCAACAGTGAATTGCAAGGCTCTAGGAGTTTGTGTGCTCAGACTAGCAGCAAACTTCAGTGTTTAGAAGCCCAACTGCTACATAATGGTGAACATAAGAGTACACCAAAATCGAATGCTCAGGCCCCTTCTGAAAGTTTCTGTGACAAAAAAAGTTGTAATCCATGGAGTTTCACCTCCATGTCTGAAGAGGGGAATGATGATATTGTAAGCTGTACTGATTCATGGGCTCCATTATTGTCAACTAAGCAATGCCATCTCGAGAAGGGAAAGGATGCTGGTAGTCCATGCAAGTCTGAAAACACAAATCACCTGGACCTAATGGATGACTTTTTGGAGATGGAGAAAATAGCCTGCCTACCAACTGAATCGAATGGGATAGATTCAAGCTCAAATATATCAGGTCGTGCTGTAAATGTGTCTCATTCTCAATGTGGGAAGCAACATGTAATGCAAGCACTGGTGTCTCCTAGAGACGATGCCACTATAGCGAATTCTCAACTACAGGCAGACCCACTGATCTTTGTGAAACTTCGATCCCAGATACATATGGTACTTGAATCAATGCGTAAACAAAATGACAATGAAAAAGTTGTTGAGGATGTTAGGTTTATAATGCAGGATATGCTTGAAACTTTGCATCACAAGTCGGTGAGTGGTATATCTACAGGGGAACGTAACTCATTTATAAACACTGTTCAAACTGCCAATCAACAACTAGAAATGGCTCTTTCTCAAATTTACGACTTTGTTATAATTCTTGGTAACGAGGCAAAGATTGTTCCGGGAACGTCTCCTGATGGAGGACTGAATCAGAAACTTGATAGGTTCTCTGCCAAATACAGTGAAGCTTTAAGCAGTGAGATTAATCTCATTGATTTTGTACTTGATGCATCTCATGTATTAAATAGAGCAAGTGAGCTGCGCTTCAATATCCTGGGGTTCAAAAACAATGAAGTGGAAACTGGCAGTTCTGATTGTATAGACAAGATTGCCTTACCAGAGAACAAGGCTGCAGCAGACTCATCGGGAGAGAGGTATCCAAATGGCAGTGCTAACTTCTCTGATTCGACATCTGATCCTGATGTCCCACATGATGGGAATCTTGTTCCGACCTCTGAATCTACACCCAAATCATGGATATGCTCGTTCGAGGAGTTTCAACAGTTGAAGTTCGACAAGGATGGTCTCACTGTGGATCTTGCTGAATGCAAAGAAAACTTTGAAATCACGAAATCACAGTTGCTGGAAACAGAACGACAACTATCTGAGACTAAGTCACATCTTTCATTAGCTCAAAAGTCCAATAGCTTGGCTGAGACGCAGCTCAAATGCATGGCTGAGTCGTACAAATCACTCGAAGCACGGGCAGAGGAATTACAAACTGAAGTTAATCTCCTCCAAGAGAAAATGGAAAGTTTGGATATTGAGCTACAAGAGGAGAAAAAAAGTCATCAAGATGCACTAGCGAAATGCAAAGATCTTCAGGAGCAGCTGCATAG GATCAAAAGTTTTCCGTCAGCTGATAGTGGTGACAAGACTGGCCAG GAGAAGGATTTGGCTGCTGCAGCAGAAAAGTTGGCGGAGTGTCAAGAAACAATATTTCTTCTTGGTAAGCAGTTGCAAGCATTCCGTCCCCAAACGGAGATTGTTGGTCCAGCAGGAGGTGAGACAGCTCGAAAGTTTGAAGTTTCAAACGATGACGAACCATCCATAAGTGGTGCGAATTTGCTAGCAATGGATACTGTCTCTTCTTTCAACATACATAATGCGGTCAAAGAGTCCCACTTGGATCAACTCACCAACATGTTTAATCCATCAGACTCTGAAGCTACCAACCCACATTGGTCTCCAATCAACTCTGTGCATTCAAAACATCATCCCTCAAAATCAGGTTCCTCATCCTCTTCGTCTACCCCTACACCAGAGAAACAAGGTCGTGGGTTTAGCAGATTCTTTTcgtcaaaagaaaaaaaaggccGCTAA
- the LOC140983385 gene encoding protein SMALL AUXIN UP-REGULATED RNA 51-like — protein MAIRNSSKLSQKAMIKQIVKRCSTLTKKYENEEGLPLDVPKGHFVVYVGVNRSRYIVPISFLNRPEFQSLLQRAEEEFGFEQHMGLTLPCEEEVFESLISTLR, from the coding sequence atggCCATCAGAAATTCAAGCAAACTCTCACAAAAAGCAATGATTAAACAAATAGTGAAGCGATGCTCCACCTTAACGAAGAAATACGAAAACGAAGAAGGGCTACCATTGGATGTGCCAAAAGGGCATTTTGTGGTGTATGTAGGGGTTAACAGAAGCAGATATATTGTCCCAATTTCCTTCTTGAACAGACCCGAGTTCCAAAGTCTACTGCAGCGTGCGGAAGAAGAGTTCGGATTCGAGCAGCACATGGGGCTTACTCTTCCCTGTGAAGAAGAGGTTTTCGAGTCTTTGATCTCAACGCTTAGGTAG
- the LOC140982726 gene encoding filament-like plant protein 4 isoform X3, with the protein MSIASHPTMDKRSWPWKKKSSDKLAAEKALADSSPVPSDIGATQIKDKQDNNKKPKYVQISIESYTHLNGLEDQVNSLEGEVKTLDDEVKELNEKLSDAHTEITDKENLVKQHIKVAEEAVSGWEKAEAEAASLKNHLESVTLLKLTAEDRATHLDGALKECMRQIRNLKEEHEKKLNAFVLSKAKLFDEMKLDLEAKIANLNQELLTSAAENAALSRSLQERSNILIKLSEEKSQAVDEIGLSKSKIESCEKEVHSLKYELHIARKEVEIRNEEKNMSLRSAEVANKQHLEGVKKIAKLEAECQRLRGLVRKKLPGPAAVAQMKLEVENLGRGFGESPIRRSPVKSHSTHLSQLPEFSFDNAQMFQKENELLTERLLAMEEETKMLKEALSKRNSELQGSRSLCAQTSSKLQCLEAQLLHNGEHKSTPKSNAQAPSESFCDKKSCNPWSFTSMSEEGNDDIVSCTDSWAPLLSTKQCHLEKGKDAGSPCKSENTNHLDLMDDFLEMEKIACLPTESNGIDSSSNISGRAVNVSHSQCGKQHVMQALVSPRDDATIANSQLQADPLIFVKLRSQIHMVLESMRKQNDNEKVVEDVRFIMQDMLETLHHKSVSGISTGERNSFINTVQTANQQLEMALSQIYDFVIILGNEAKIVPGTSPDGGLNQKLDRFSAKYSEALSSEINLIDFVLDASHVLNRASELRFNILGFKNNEVETGSSDCIDKIALPENKAAADSSGERYPNGSANFSDSTSDPDVPHDGNLVPTSESTPKSWICSFEEFQQLKFDKDGLTVDLAECKENFEITKSQLLETERQLSETKSHLSLAQKSNSLAETQLKCMAESYKSLEARAEELQTEVNLLQEKMESLDIELQEEKKSHQDALAKCKDLQEQLHRIKSFPSADSGDKTGQEKDLAAAAEKLAECQETIFLLGKQLQAFRPQTEIVGPAGGETARKFEVSNDDEPSISGANLLAMDTVSSFNIHNAVKESHLDQLTNMFNPSDSEATNPHWSPINSVHSKHHPSKSGSSSSSSTPTPEKQGRGFSRFFSSKEKKGR; encoded by the exons ATGTCCATAGCTTCGCAT CCTACAATGGATAAAAGGAGTTGGCCCTGGAAGAAAAAGTCATCTGACAAGCTAGCAGCCGAGAAAGCATTAGCAGACTCTTCACCCGTGCCTTCAGACATAGGTGCAACTCAAATCAAG GATAAACAAGACAATAATAAAAAACCGAAGTATGTTCAAATATCGATTGAATCATATACCCATCTAAATGGGTTGGAAGATCAAGTGAATTCTCTCGAGGGAGAAGTGAAAACCTTAGATGATGAGGTGAAGGAACTAAATGAAAAGTTATCCGATGCTCATACAGAAATTACCGATAAAGAAAACCTTGTGAAACAACACATCAAAGTTGCTGAAGAGGCTGTCTCAG GTTGGGAAAAGGCCGAGGCAGAAGCTGCATCTCTAAAAAATCATCTGGAATCTGTTACTCTGCTAAAGCTCACTGCCGAAGATAGGGCAACCCATTTGGATGGGGCTCTCAAGGAGTGTATGAGACAAATACGAAATCTGAAGGAAGAACATGAGAAAAAATTAAATGCATTTGTTTTGAGCAAAGCAAAGCTGTTTGATGAGATGAAGCTTGACCTTGAAGCTAAAATAGCTAATTTGAACCAAGAGTTATTGACTTCTGCTGCTGAAAATGCTGCACTATCGAGATCTTTGCAGGAGCGCTCTAACATTTTAATCAAGCTAAGTGAAGAAAAGTCGCAAGCTGTAGATGAGATAGGACTTTCGAAGAGCAAAATTGAGTCCTGTGAAAAAGAGGTGCATTCGCTCAAGTACGAACTCCATATCGCTAGGAAAGAGGTGGAGATTCGCAATGAGGAAAAGAACATGAGTTTGCGATCTGCTGAAGTAGCGAACAAGCAGCATCTGGAAGGAGTAAAGAAAATTGCTAAGCTTGAAGCAGAGTGTCAAAGATTACGAGGCCTTGTTCGGAAGAAATTACCTGGTCCAGCTGCCGTAGCTCAAATGAAACTTGAAGTTGAAAACTTGGGGAGAGGTTTTGGAGAATCTCCCATAAGGAGGTCTCCAGTGAAGTCTCATTCAACACAtttgtcccaactgcctgaATTTTCATTTGACAATGCACAGATGTTTCAGAAAGAAAATGAGTTACTCACCGAACGCCTACTAGCAATGGAGGAAGAGACGAAGATGTTGAAAGAAGCGTTGTCGAAGCGCAACAGTGAATTGCAAGGCTCTAGGAGTTTGTGTGCTCAGACTAGCAGCAAACTTCAGTGTTTAGAAGCCCAACTGCTACATAATGGTGAACATAAGAGTACACCAAAATCGAATGCTCAGGCCCCTTCTGAAAGTTTCTGTGACAAAAAAAGTTGTAATCCATGGAGTTTCACCTCCATGTCTGAAGAGGGGAATGATGATATTGTAAGCTGTACTGATTCATGGGCTCCATTATTGTCAACTAAGCAATGCCATCTCGAGAAGGGAAAGGATGCTGGTAGTCCATGCAAGTCTGAAAACACAAATCACCTGGACCTAATGGATGACTTTTTGGAGATGGAGAAAATAGCCTGCCTACCAACTGAATCGAATGGGATAGATTCAAGCTCAAATATATCAGGTCGTGCTGTAAATGTGTCTCATTCTCAATGTGGGAAGCAACATGTAATGCAAGCACTGGTGTCTCCTAGAGACGATGCCACTATAGCGAATTCTCAACTACAGGCAGACCCACTGATCTTTGTGAAACTTCGATCCCAGATACATATGGTACTTGAATCAATGCGTAAACAAAATGACAATGAAAAAGTTGTTGAGGATGTTAGGTTTATAATGCAGGATATGCTTGAAACTTTGCATCACAAGTCGGTGAGTGGTATATCTACAGGGGAACGTAACTCATTTATAAACACTGTTCAAACTGCCAATCAACAACTAGAAATGGCTCTTTCTCAAATTTACGACTTTGTTATAATTCTTGGTAACGAGGCAAAGATTGTTCCGGGAACGTCTCCTGATGGAGGACTGAATCAGAAACTTGATAGGTTCTCTGCCAAATACAGTGAAGCTTTAAGCAGTGAGATTAATCTCATTGATTTTGTACTTGATGCATCTCATGTATTAAATAGAGCAAGTGAGCTGCGCTTCAATATCCTGGGGTTCAAAAACAATGAAGTGGAAACTGGCAGTTCTGATTGTATAGACAAGATTGCCTTACCAGAGAACAAGGCTGCAGCAGACTCATCGGGAGAGAGGTATCCAAATGGCAGTGCTAACTTCTCTGATTCGACATCTGATCCTGATGTCCCACATGATGGGAATCTTGTTCCGACCTCTGAATCTACACCCAAATCATGGATATGCTCGTTCGAGGAGTTTCAACAGTTGAAGTTCGACAAGGATGGTCTCACTGTGGATCTTGCTGAATGCAAAGAAAACTTTGAAATCACGAAATCACAGTTGCTGGAAACAGAACGACAACTATCTGAGACTAAGTCACATCTTTCATTAGCTCAAAAGTCCAATAGCTTGGCTGAGACGCAGCTCAAATGCATGGCTGAGTCGTACAAATCACTCGAAGCACGGGCAGAGGAATTACAAACTGAAGTTAATCTCCTCCAAGAGAAAATGGAAAGTTTGGATATTGAGCTACAAGAGGAGAAAAAAAGTCATCAAGATGCACTAGCGAAATGCAAAGATCTTCAGGAGCAGCTGCATAG GATCAAAAGTTTTCCGTCAGCTGATAGTGGTGACAAGACTGGCCAG GAGAAGGATTTGGCTGCTGCAGCAGAAAAGTTGGCGGAGTGTCAAGAAACAATATTTCTTCTTGGTAAGCAGTTGCAAGCATTCCGTCCCCAAACGGAGATTGTTGGTCCAGCAGGAGGTGAGACAGCTCGAAAGTTTGAAGTTTCAAACGATGACGAACCATCCATAAGTGGTGCGAATTTGCTAGCAATGGATACTGTCTCTTCTTTCAACATACATAATGCGGTCAAAGAGTCCCACTTGGATCAACTCACCAACATGTTTAATCCATCAGACTCTGAAGCTACCAACCCACATTGGTCTCCAATCAACTCTGTGCATTCAAAACATCATCCCTCAAAATCAGGTTCCTCATCCTCTTCGTCTACCCCTACACCAGAGAAACAAGGTCGTGGGTTTAGCAGATTCTTTTcgtcaaaagaaaaaaaaggccGCTAA
- the LOC140982726 gene encoding filament-like plant protein 4 isoform X2 — protein MRAVSTLDQSHWLKLFLTPILIVSGGLSFSLSTPTMDKRSWPWKKKSSDKLAAEKALADSSPVPSDIGATQIKDKQDNNKKPKYVQISIESYTHLNGLEDQVNSLEGEVKTLDDEVKELNEKLSDAHTEITDKENLVKQHIKVAEEAVSGWEKAEAEAASLKNHLESVTLLKLTAEDRATHLDGALKECMRQIRNLKEEHEKKLNAFVLSKAKLFDEMKLDLEAKIANLNQELLTSAAENAALSRSLQERSNILIKLSEEKSQAVDEIGLSKSKIESCEKEVHSLKYELHIARKEVEIRNEEKNMSLRSAEVANKQHLEGVKKIAKLEAECQRLRGLVRKKLPGPAAVAQMKLEVENLGRGFGESPIRRSPVKSHSTHLSQLPEFSFDNAQMFQKENELLTERLLAMEEETKMLKEALSKRNSELQGSRSLCAQTSSKLQCLEAQLLHNGEHKSTPKSNAQAPSESFCDKKSCNPWSFTSMSEEGNDDIVSCTDSWAPLLSTKQCHLEKGKDAGSPCKSENTNHLDLMDDFLEMEKIACLPTESNGIDSSSNISGRAVNVSHSQCGKQHVMQALVSPRDDATIANSQLQADPLIFVKLRSQIHMDMLETLHHKSVSGISTGERNSFINTVQTANQQLEMALSQIYDFVIILGNEAKIVPGTSPDGGLNQKLDRFSAKYSEALSSEINLIDFVLDASHVLNRASELRFNILGFKNNEVETGSSDCIDKIALPENKAAADSSGERYPNGSANFSDSTSDPDVPHDGNLVPTSESTPKSWICSFEEFQQLKFDKDGLTVDLAECKENFEITKSQLLETERQLSETKSHLSLAQKSNSLAETQLKCMAESYKSLEARAEELQTEVNLLQEKMESLDIELQEEKKSHQDALAKCKDLQEQLHRIKSFPSADSGDKTGQEKDLAAAAEKLAECQETIFLLGKQLQAFRPQTEIVGPAGGETARKFEVSNDDEPSISGANLLAMDTVSSFNIHNAVKESHLDQLTNMFNPSDSEATNPHWSPINSVHSKHHPSKSGSSSSSSTPTPEKQGRGFSRFFSSKEKKGR, from the exons ATGAGAGCTGTTTCCACTTTAGACCAATCTCACTGGCTGAAACTCTTTTTAACTCCAATTTTGATTGTTTCTGGTGGCCTATCCTTTTCTTTGTCTACG CCTACAATGGATAAAAGGAGTTGGCCCTGGAAGAAAAAGTCATCTGACAAGCTAGCAGCCGAGAAAGCATTAGCAGACTCTTCACCCGTGCCTTCAGACATAGGTGCAACTCAAATCAAG GATAAACAAGACAATAATAAAAAACCGAAGTATGTTCAAATATCGATTGAATCATATACCCATCTAAATGGGTTGGAAGATCAAGTGAATTCTCTCGAGGGAGAAGTGAAAACCTTAGATGATGAGGTGAAGGAACTAAATGAAAAGTTATCCGATGCTCATACAGAAATTACCGATAAAGAAAACCTTGTGAAACAACACATCAAAGTTGCTGAAGAGGCTGTCTCAG GTTGGGAAAAGGCCGAGGCAGAAGCTGCATCTCTAAAAAATCATCTGGAATCTGTTACTCTGCTAAAGCTCACTGCCGAAGATAGGGCAACCCATTTGGATGGGGCTCTCAAGGAGTGTATGAGACAAATACGAAATCTGAAGGAAGAACATGAGAAAAAATTAAATGCATTTGTTTTGAGCAAAGCAAAGCTGTTTGATGAGATGAAGCTTGACCTTGAAGCTAAAATAGCTAATTTGAACCAAGAGTTATTGACTTCTGCTGCTGAAAATGCTGCACTATCGAGATCTTTGCAGGAGCGCTCTAACATTTTAATCAAGCTAAGTGAAGAAAAGTCGCAAGCTGTAGATGAGATAGGACTTTCGAAGAGCAAAATTGAGTCCTGTGAAAAAGAGGTGCATTCGCTCAAGTACGAACTCCATATCGCTAGGAAAGAGGTGGAGATTCGCAATGAGGAAAAGAACATGAGTTTGCGATCTGCTGAAGTAGCGAACAAGCAGCATCTGGAAGGAGTAAAGAAAATTGCTAAGCTTGAAGCAGAGTGTCAAAGATTACGAGGCCTTGTTCGGAAGAAATTACCTGGTCCAGCTGCCGTAGCTCAAATGAAACTTGAAGTTGAAAACTTGGGGAGAGGTTTTGGAGAATCTCCCATAAGGAGGTCTCCAGTGAAGTCTCATTCAACACAtttgtcccaactgcctgaATTTTCATTTGACAATGCACAGATGTTTCAGAAAGAAAATGAGTTACTCACCGAACGCCTACTAGCAATGGAGGAAGAGACGAAGATGTTGAAAGAAGCGTTGTCGAAGCGCAACAGTGAATTGCAAGGCTCTAGGAGTTTGTGTGCTCAGACTAGCAGCAAACTTCAGTGTTTAGAAGCCCAACTGCTACATAATGGTGAACATAAGAGTACACCAAAATCGAATGCTCAGGCCCCTTCTGAAAGTTTCTGTGACAAAAAAAGTTGTAATCCATGGAGTTTCACCTCCATGTCTGAAGAGGGGAATGATGATATTGTAAGCTGTACTGATTCATGGGCTCCATTATTGTCAACTAAGCAATGCCATCTCGAGAAGGGAAAGGATGCTGGTAGTCCATGCAAGTCTGAAAACACAAATCACCTGGACCTAATGGATGACTTTTTGGAGATGGAGAAAATAGCCTGCCTACCAACTGAATCGAATGGGATAGATTCAAGCTCAAATATATCAGGTCGTGCTGTAAATGTGTCTCATTCTCAATGTGGGAAGCAACATGTAATGCAAGCACTGGTGTCTCCTAGAGACGATGCCACTATAGCGAATTCTCAACTACAGGCAGACCCACTGATCTTTGTGAAACTTCGATCCCAGATACATATG GATATGCTTGAAACTTTGCATCACAAGTCGGTGAGTGGTATATCTACAGGGGAACGTAACTCATTTATAAACACTGTTCAAACTGCCAATCAACAACTAGAAATGGCTCTTTCTCAAATTTACGACTTTGTTATAATTCTTGGTAACGAGGCAAAGATTGTTCCGGGAACGTCTCCTGATGGAGGACTGAATCAGAAACTTGATAGGTTCTCTGCCAAATACAGTGAAGCTTTAAGCAGTGAGATTAATCTCATTGATTTTGTACTTGATGCATCTCATGTATTAAATAGAGCAAGTGAGCTGCGCTTCAATATCCTGGGGTTCAAAAACAATGAAGTGGAAACTGGCAGTTCTGATTGTATAGACAAGATTGCCTTACCAGAGAACAAGGCTGCAGCAGACTCATCGGGAGAGAGGTATCCAAATGGCAGTGCTAACTTCTCTGATTCGACATCTGATCCTGATGTCCCACATGATGGGAATCTTGTTCCGACCTCTGAATCTACACCCAAATCATGGATATGCTCGTTCGAGGAGTTTCAACAGTTGAAGTTCGACAAGGATGGTCTCACTGTGGATCTTGCTGAATGCAAAGAAAACTTTGAAATCACGAAATCACAGTTGCTGGAAACAGAACGACAACTATCTGAGACTAAGTCACATCTTTCATTAGCTCAAAAGTCCAATAGCTTGGCTGAGACGCAGCTCAAATGCATGGCTGAGTCGTACAAATCACTCGAAGCACGGGCAGAGGAATTACAAACTGAAGTTAATCTCCTCCAAGAGAAAATGGAAAGTTTGGATATTGAGCTACAAGAGGAGAAAAAAAGTCATCAAGATGCACTAGCGAAATGCAAAGATCTTCAGGAGCAGCTGCATAG GATCAAAAGTTTTCCGTCAGCTGATAGTGGTGACAAGACTGGCCAG GAGAAGGATTTGGCTGCTGCAGCAGAAAAGTTGGCGGAGTGTCAAGAAACAATATTTCTTCTTGGTAAGCAGTTGCAAGCATTCCGTCCCCAAACGGAGATTGTTGGTCCAGCAGGAGGTGAGACAGCTCGAAAGTTTGAAGTTTCAAACGATGACGAACCATCCATAAGTGGTGCGAATTTGCTAGCAATGGATACTGTCTCTTCTTTCAACATACATAATGCGGTCAAAGAGTCCCACTTGGATCAACTCACCAACATGTTTAATCCATCAGACTCTGAAGCTACCAACCCACATTGGTCTCCAATCAACTCTGTGCATTCAAAACATCATCCCTCAAAATCAGGTTCCTCATCCTCTTCGTCTACCCCTACACCAGAGAAACAAGGTCGTGGGTTTAGCAGATTCTTTTcgtcaaaagaaaaaaaaggccGCTAA
- the LOC140983517 gene encoding probable cytokinin riboside 5'-monophosphate phosphoribohydrolase LOGL10 encodes MENSLQQPMKPSRFKRICVFCGSSPGKNPSYQLAAIQLGKELVERSIDLVYGGGSIGLMGLVSQAVYDGGRHVLGVIPRTLMPIEITGEPVGEVRAVSGMHQRKAEMAKQADAFIALPGGYGTLEELLEVITWAQLGIHDKPVGLLNVDGYYNSLLSFIDKAVDEGFITPSARHIIVSAPTAQVLMSKLEDYAPIHDGVTPKLTWEIEQQLGYTTKSELAR; translated from the exons ATGGAAAATAGCTTGCAGCAGCCTATGAAGCCGTCAAGATTCAAGAGGATATGTGTTTTTTGTGGGAGCAGTCCAGGAAAAAATCCGAGCTACCAACTCGCAGCCATACAACTTGGCAAAGAATTG GTTGAAAGGAGCATAGACTTGGTTTATGGAGGTGGAAGTATTGGGTTAATGGGTTTAGTCTCCCAAGCTGTGTATGATGGTGGCCGCCACGTGTTGGG aGTCATTCCCAGAACTCTAATGCCGATAGAG ATAACCGGGGAGCCAGTGGGAGAAGTGAGAGCGGTGTCTGGTATGCACCAAAGAAAGGCAGAAATGGCCAAGCAAGCTGATGCATTTATTGCCTTGCCTG GTGGGTATGGTACATTGGAGGAACTCTTGGAAGTCATCACTTGGGCTCAACTTGGAATTCATGACAAACCC GTGGGTTTGCTGAATGTGGATGGGTACTACAACTCACTCTTGTCTTTTATAGACAAGGCAGTTGATGAAGGCTTCATCACCCCATCTGCCCGTCATATCATTGTGTCTGCCCCAACTGCCCAAGTACTCATGTCCAAGCTCGAG GATTATGCTCCGATACATGACGGGGTTACACCAAAATTGACTTGGGAGATAGAGCAGCAACTGGGCTATACGACGAAATCAGAACTCGCTCGTTGA